Proteins co-encoded in one Setaria viridis chromosome 9, Setaria_viridis_v4.0, whole genome shotgun sequence genomic window:
- the LOC117836754 gene encoding uncharacterized protein — protein sequence MTHWSLVTLRTHIRVTRSQAIQLPSQTTTQLDRLKILLMAPAKFATILFVAAVACAFAITSTSAATVTAQSCAEQIKYFTNCLARDEIRQQCCIVVENASCLCQLKQAVAVPCIPHRRHGHRCPRNVVPPAVQMAELQRLPCFKGLKCLRA from the coding sequence ATGACTCACTGGTCGCTCGTGACTCTCCGGACCCATATCAGAGTCACAAGGTCCCAGGCTATCCAGCTGCCTTCCCAGACGACGACGCAGCTAGATAGACTCAAGATTTTACTCATGGCGCCCGCCAAGTTCGCCACCATTCTCTTCGTCGCCGCCGTAGCCTGTGCCTTCGCCATCACCTCCACCTCTGCAGCTACCGTCACAGCGCAGAGCTGCGCGGAGCAGATCAAGTACTTCACCAACTGCCTGGCCCGTGACGAGATCCGCCAGCAGTGCTGCATCGTGGTCGAGAACGCGAGCTGCCTCTGCCAGCTGAAGCAGGCGGTGGCCGTGCCCTGCatcccgcaccgccgccacggGCACCGCTGCCCGAGGAACGTGGTTCCGCCGGCGGTGCAGATGGCCGAGCTTCAGCGCCTCCCGTGCTTCAAGGGCCTCAAGTGCTTGCGAGCTTAG